A window of Auraticoccus monumenti contains these coding sequences:
- a CDS encoding CDP-glycerol glycerophosphotransferase family protein, whose amino-acid sequence MAANPVRQMARSAVRSRAWRRTSSWIRGGVRRAPAAGHELHGIDVPADVVVYFGDGAAKIYQLQQWLPVLEQLHRTHRVLLVFRRLDALRAVRRSTTLPGLFVRRFADLIGLYDANDYALVVYVNNAVSNFQSLSHARPVHVHVNHGESDKISMVSNQAKAYDRVFIAGQAALDRHRRALIDFDESRLVMVGRPQLDQVGDGTPETLPGATVMYAPTWEGENEANNYTSVDLFGEEVVAALLARPGTRLVYKPHPRVAHSSNPAVAGAHQRIVAALEAADPEGVLGHRVSLEGDILTMFASVDALVTDVSSVGLDFLYLHPDRPLVLTDRRGDREELVRSAPVARGCPVVDAGTPSVAELLESALTRDEHAGVRAELRTYYFGDHPRGSSSERFEAAVHELVTERRRRLVGHEAVAGTMEAAEE is encoded by the coding sequence GTGGCAGCCAACCCGGTGCGTCAGATGGCACGGTCGGCGGTCCGCAGCCGCGCCTGGAGGCGCACCAGCAGCTGGATCCGCGGCGGAGTCCGCCGGGCCCCCGCGGCCGGCCACGAGCTGCACGGCATCGACGTCCCCGCCGACGTGGTCGTCTACTTCGGCGACGGGGCCGCCAAGATCTACCAGCTCCAGCAGTGGCTCCCGGTGCTGGAGCAGCTGCACCGCACGCACCGGGTGCTGCTGGTCTTCCGGCGTCTGGACGCGCTGCGGGCCGTCCGCCGCTCCACCACGCTGCCCGGCCTGTTCGTGCGCCGCTTCGCCGACCTGATCGGGCTCTACGACGCCAACGACTACGCGCTGGTGGTCTACGTCAACAACGCGGTGTCGAACTTCCAGTCCCTCAGCCACGCCCGGCCCGTGCACGTGCACGTCAACCACGGCGAGAGCGACAAGATCTCGATGGTGTCCAACCAGGCCAAGGCCTACGACCGGGTCTTCATCGCCGGGCAGGCCGCGCTGGACCGGCACCGCCGGGCCCTGATCGACTTCGACGAGTCCCGCCTGGTGATGGTCGGACGGCCTCAGCTGGACCAGGTCGGCGACGGCACCCCCGAGACGCTCCCCGGCGCGACGGTGATGTACGCCCCGACCTGGGAGGGCGAGAACGAGGCCAACAACTACACCTCGGTGGACCTGTTCGGCGAGGAGGTCGTGGCGGCGCTGCTGGCGCGGCCCGGGACGCGGCTGGTCTACAAGCCGCACCCGAGGGTCGCCCACTCCTCCAACCCCGCGGTGGCGGGTGCGCACCAGCGGATCGTGGCGGCCCTCGAGGCGGCCGACCCGGAGGGTGTGCTCGGGCACCGGGTCTCCCTCGAGGGGGACATCCTGACCATGTTCGCCTCGGTGGACGCCCTGGTCACCGACGTCTCCAGCGTCGGCCTGGACTTCCTCTACCTCCACCCCGACCGGCCGCTGGTGCTCACCGACCGGCGCGGTGACCGCGAGGAGCTGGTGCGCAGCGCACCGGTGGCCCGCGGCTGCCCGGTGGTGGACGCCGGCACGCCCTCGGTGGCCGAGCTGCTGGAGAGCGCGCTGACCCGCGACGAGCACGCCGGGGTCCGGGCCGAGCTGCGGACGTACTACTTCGGTGACCACCCCCGCGGCAGCTCCTCGGAGCGGTTCGAGGCGGCGGTGCACGAGCTGGTCACCGAGAGGCGCCGCAGGCTGGTCGGCCACGAGGCCGTCGCCGGCACCATGGAGGCCGCCGAGGAGTGA